A DNA window from Enterobacter asburiae contains the following coding sequences:
- a CDS encoding 23S rRNA (adenine(2030)-N(6))-methyltransferase RlmJ, translating into MLSYRHSFHAGNHADVLKHTVQSLIIESLKEKEKPFLYLDTHAGAGRYQLSGEHAERTGEYLEGIARIWQQDDLPAELEPYIGVVNHFNRNGQLRYYPGSPLIARQLLREQDSLQLTELHPSDFPLLRSEFQKDSRARVEKADGYQQLKAKLPPVSRRGLVLIDPPYEIKTDYQAVVTGIHEGYKRFATGTYALWYPVVLRAQIKRMIKDLEATGIRKILQIELAVRPDSDQRGMTASGMIVINPPWKLEAQMNNVLPWLHKTLVPAGTGHATVSWLVPE; encoded by the coding sequence ATGCTCAGTTATCGCCACAGCTTCCACGCAGGCAACCACGCCGACGTCCTTAAACACACCGTTCAGAGCCTGATCATCGAATCGCTCAAAGAGAAAGAGAAGCCGTTTCTCTATCTGGACACGCACGCGGGCGCGGGCCGTTATCAGCTGAGCGGCGAGCATGCCGAGCGTACCGGTGAATATCTGGAAGGGATTGCCCGCATCTGGCAGCAGGACGACCTGCCTGCCGAGCTGGAGCCTTACATCGGTGTGGTGAATCACTTCAACCGCAACGGCCAGCTGCGCTACTACCCTGGCTCACCGCTGATTGCACGCCAGCTGCTGCGCGAGCAGGACAGCCTCCAGTTGACCGAACTGCATCCGAGCGACTTCCCGCTGCTGCGTTCCGAATTCCAGAAAGACAGCCGCGCCCGCGTGGAAAAAGCCGACGGTTACCAGCAGCTGAAGGCCAAGCTGCCGCCGGTTTCCCGTCGTGGCCTGGTGCTGATCGACCCGCCGTACGAAATCAAAACCGACTATCAGGCGGTGGTAACCGGCATCCACGAAGGCTACAAACGCTTTGCTACCGGCACCTATGCCCTGTGGTACCCGGTGGTGCTGCGCGCGCAAATCAAACGCATGATCAAAGACCTGGAAGCGACCGGCATCCGCAAGATCCTGCAGATCGAGCTGGCGGTACGCCCTGACAGCGATCAGCGCGGCATGACCGCCTCCGGCATGATTGTGATCAACCCGCCGTGGAAGCTCGAAGCGCAGATGAACAACGTGCTGCCGTGGCTGCATAAAACGCTGGTGCCCGCCGGTACAGGCCACGCCACCGTCAGTTGGCTCGTGCCGGAGTAA
- the rsmJ gene encoding 16S rRNA (guanine(1516)-N(2))-methyltransferase RsmJ produces the protein MKICLVDETGAGDGALSVLAARWGLEHDEENLMALVMTPEHLELRKRDEPKLGGIFVDFVGGAMAHRRKFGGGRGEAVAKAVGIKGSYLPDVVDATAGLGRDAFVLASVGCRVRMLERNPVVAALLDDGLARGYADPEVGPWLQERLQLIHASSLTALTDITPRPQVVYLDPMFPHKQKSALVKKEMRVFQSLVGPDLDADGLLEPARQLATKRVVVKRPDYAPPLADVATTNAVTTKGHRFDIYPGTPE, from the coding sequence GTGAAGATCTGCTTAGTAGATGAAACAGGCGCCGGAGACGGCGCCTTATCTGTTCTGGCGGCCCGCTGGGGGCTGGAGCACGATGAAGAAAACCTGATGGCGCTGGTGATGACGCCGGAACATCTCGAATTACGCAAGCGCGACGAACCGAAGCTCGGCGGGATTTTCGTCGACTTTGTCGGCGGCGCGATGGCGCACCGGCGCAAGTTTGGCGGCGGTCGCGGCGAAGCGGTGGCCAAAGCGGTCGGCATCAAAGGGAGCTACCTCCCGGACGTGGTCGATGCCACGGCGGGGCTGGGGCGCGATGCGTTTGTGCTGGCGTCAGTCGGCTGTCGCGTGCGGATGCTGGAGCGTAATCCGGTCGTCGCTGCGCTGCTCGATGATGGACTAGCGCGGGGCTATGCGGACCCGGAAGTCGGCCCGTGGCTGCAGGAACGACTACAGCTGATCCACGCCTCCAGCCTGACGGCATTGACGGATATCACCCCGCGCCCGCAGGTGGTCTATCTCGACCCTATGTTCCCGCATAAGCAGAAAAGCGCGCTGGTGAAGAAAGAGATGCGGGTGTTTCAGTCGCTGGTGGGACCGGATTTGGATGCCGATGGCCTGCTGGAGCCGGCTCGTCAGCTTGCCACGAAGCGGGTGGTGGTAAAGCGCCCGGACTATGCGCCGCCGCTGGCGGACGTTGCGACCACTAACGCGGTGACCACCAAAGGGCACCGGTTTGATATTTATCCGGGTACGCCGGAATAA
- the uspA gene encoding universal stress protein UspA, protein MAYKHILIAVDLSPESKVLVDKAVSMARPYNAKVSLIHVDVNYSDLYTGLIDVNLGDMQKRISEETHHALSELSTNAGYPITETLSGSGDLGQVLVDAIKKYDMDLVVCGHHQDFWSKLMSSARQLINTVHVDMLIVPLRDEEDE, encoded by the coding sequence ATGGCTTACAAACACATTCTCATCGCGGTTGACCTCTCTCCGGAGAGCAAAGTGCTGGTTGATAAAGCGGTATCCATGGCACGTCCCTACAACGCGAAAGTTTCGCTGATTCACGTTGACGTGAATTACTCCGACCTCTACACCGGTCTGATCGACGTGAATCTTGGCGATATGCAGAAACGCATCTCCGAAGAGACTCACCATGCCCTGAGCGAACTCTCCACCAACGCGGGCTATCCGATTACCGAAACCCTGAGCGGCAGCGGCGACCTGGGCCAGGTGCTGGTTGATGCGATTAAGAAATACGATATGGACCTGGTGGTTTGCGGTCATCATCAGGACTTCTGGAGCAAACTGATGTCTTCAGCGCGCCAGCTGATTAACACCGTTCACGTGGATATGCTGATTGTTCCACTGCGTGACGAAGAAGACGAGTAA
- the gorA gene encoding glutathione-disulfide reductase, with translation MTKHYDYIAIGGGSGGIASINRAAMYGQKCALIEAKALGGTCVNVGCVPKKVMWHAAQIREAIHMYGPDYGFDTTINRFDWDKLIASRTAYIDRIHTSYDNVLGKNNVDVIRGFARFVDAKTIEVNGETITADRILIATGGRPSHPNIPGVEYGIDSDGFFELPALPKRVAVVGAGYIAVELAGVINGLGAEAHLFVRKHAPLRSFDPLIVDTLVEVMNTEGPTLHTNAVPKAVVKNADGSLTLELEDGRSQTVDCLIWAIGREPANDNFNLGVTGVKTDEKGYIVVDKFQNTSVPGIYAVGDNTGAVELTPVAVAAGRRLSERLFNNKPDEHLDYSNIPTVVFSHPPIGTVGLTEPQAREQYGDDQVKVYKSAFTAMYTAVTSHRQPCRMKLVCVGPEEKIVGIHGIGFGMDEILQGFAVALKMGATKKDFDNTVAIHPTAAEEFVTMR, from the coding sequence ATGACTAAGCATTATGACTACATCGCAATCGGCGGCGGCAGCGGCGGCATCGCCTCCATCAACCGTGCGGCCATGTACGGCCAGAAGTGCGCGCTGATTGAAGCCAAAGCGCTGGGCGGCACCTGCGTGAACGTGGGTTGTGTACCGAAGAAAGTAATGTGGCATGCGGCGCAGATCCGTGAAGCTATCCATATGTATGGCCCGGACTACGGCTTTGACACCACCATCAACCGCTTCGACTGGGACAAACTGATCGCCAGCCGTACCGCCTACATCGACCGCATTCACACCTCGTACGACAACGTGCTGGGTAAAAATAACGTCGATGTTATCCGCGGTTTCGCCCGCTTTGTGGACGCGAAAACGATCGAAGTGAACGGCGAGACGATCACCGCCGATCGCATCCTGATCGCCACCGGCGGTCGTCCGAGCCACCCGAACATCCCGGGCGTGGAATACGGCATCGACTCCGACGGTTTCTTCGAGCTGCCTGCCCTGCCAAAACGCGTTGCCGTTGTTGGCGCGGGCTATATCGCGGTGGAACTGGCTGGCGTGATTAACGGCCTGGGCGCGGAAGCGCACCTGTTCGTACGTAAACACGCGCCGCTGCGCAGCTTTGACCCGCTGATTGTCGATACGCTGGTTGAAGTGATGAACACCGAAGGCCCGACCCTGCACACCAACGCCGTGCCAAAAGCGGTGGTGAAAAACGCGGATGGTAGCCTGACGCTTGAGCTGGAAGATGGCCGCAGCCAGACCGTCGATTGCCTGATCTGGGCGATTGGCCGTGAACCTGCGAACGATAACTTCAACCTGGGCGTGACGGGCGTGAAAACCGACGAAAAAGGCTATATCGTCGTCGATAAATTCCAGAACACCAGCGTACCGGGCATTTATGCGGTCGGCGACAACACCGGCGCGGTTGAGCTGACGCCGGTCGCCGTTGCGGCGGGTCGTCGTCTCTCCGAGCGCCTGTTCAACAACAAGCCGGACGAGCATCTGGACTACAGCAACATCCCGACCGTGGTCTTCAGCCACCCGCCAATCGGCACCGTCGGCTTAACCGAGCCGCAGGCGCGCGAGCAGTATGGCGACGACCAGGTGAAAGTGTATAAATCGGCCTTCACCGCCATGTATACCGCCGTCACCTCACACCGTCAGCCGTGCCGCATGAAGCTGGTCTGCGTGGGCCCGGAAGAGAAGATTGTCGGCATCCACGGCATCGGCTTCGGTATGGACGAGATCCTGCAGGGCTTCGCCGTGGCGCTGAAGATGGGCGCAACCAAGAAAGACTTCGACAACACCGTGGCCATCCACCCGACGGCCGCGGAAGAGTTTGTGACCATGCGTTAA
- the prlC gene encoding oligopeptidase A has translation MTNPLLTPFSLPPFSKILPEHVVPAVTQSLDNCRAAVESVVAQGAPYTWENLCQPLAEVDDVLGRIFSPVSHLNSVKNSPELREAYEQTLPLLSEYSTWVGQHEGLYKAYRDLRDGDHYAELNTAQKKSVDNALRDFELSGIGLPKEKQTRYGEIAARLSELGNQYSNNVLDATMGWTKLITDEAELAGMPESALAAAKAQAEAKEQEGFLLTLDIPSYLPVMTYCDNQALREEMYRAYSTRASDQGPNAGKWDNSPVMAEILALRHELAQLLGFENYADKSLATKMAENPQQVLDFLTDLAKRARPQGEKELAQLRAFAKAEFGVDELQPWDIAYYSEKQKQHLYSISDEQLRPYFPENKAVNGLFEVVKRIYGITAKERTDIDVWHPDVRFFELYDEKNELRGSFYLDLYARENKRGGAWMDDCVGQMRKADGSLQKPVAYLTCNFNRPVSGKPALFTHDEVITLFHEFGHGLHHMLTRIETAGVAGISGVPWDAVELPSQFMENWCWEPDALAFISGHYETGEPLPKALLDKMLAAKNYQAAMFILRQLEFGLFDFRLHAEFSPEQGAKILETLAEIKKQVAVIPGPTWGRFPHAFSHIFAGGYAAGYYSYLWADVLAADAFSRFEEEGIFNRETGQSFLDNILTRGGSEEPMVLFKRFRGREPQLDAMLEHYGIKG, from the coding sequence ATGACCAATCCATTACTGACGCCTTTTTCGTTGCCGCCGTTTTCTAAAATCCTCCCTGAGCATGTGGTTCCAGCCGTTACGCAATCGCTGGACAACTGCCGCGCGGCGGTAGAAAGCGTGGTAGCGCAGGGCGCGCCGTACACCTGGGAAAATCTGTGTCAGCCGCTGGCCGAAGTGGACGACGTGCTGGGGCGTATCTTCTCCCCGGTGAGCCACCTGAACTCGGTAAAAAATAGCCCGGAACTGCGCGAAGCCTACGAGCAGACCCTGCCGCTGCTCTCTGAGTACAGCACCTGGGTTGGGCAACACGAAGGGCTCTACAAAGCCTACCGCGACCTGCGCGACGGCGACCACTATGCCGAACTGAACACGGCGCAGAAAAAATCGGTCGATAACGCCCTGCGTGATTTTGAGCTGTCCGGGATTGGCCTGCCAAAAGAGAAGCAGACCCGCTACGGCGAAATTGCCGCGCGTCTGTCCGAGCTGGGCAACCAGTACAGCAACAACGTGCTCGACGCAACCATGGGCTGGACGAAGCTGATTACCGACGAAGCTGAGCTGGCCGGTATGCCGGAAAGCGCGCTGGCGGCGGCAAAAGCCCAGGCCGAAGCGAAAGAGCAGGAAGGTTTCCTGTTAACGCTTGATATCCCGAGCTATCTGCCGGTGATGACCTACTGCGACAACCAGGCCCTGCGCGAAGAGATGTACCGCGCGTACAGCACCCGCGCCTCCGATCAGGGGCCGAATGCCGGTAAGTGGGACAACAGCCCGGTAATGGCGGAAATCCTCGCCCTGCGTCACGAGCTGGCGCAGCTGCTGGGCTTCGAAAACTACGCTGATAAATCCCTCGCCACCAAAATGGCGGAGAACCCGCAGCAGGTGCTCGACTTCCTGACCGATCTGGCGAAACGCGCCCGTCCGCAGGGTGAGAAAGAGCTGGCCCAGCTGCGCGCCTTCGCGAAAGCCGAGTTCGGCGTGGACGAGCTGCAGCCGTGGGATATCGCGTACTACAGCGAAAAACAGAAGCAGCACCTCTACAGCATCAGCGACGAGCAGCTGCGCCCGTACTTCCCGGAAAACAAAGCCGTTAACGGCCTGTTCGAAGTGGTAAAGCGCATCTATGGCATCACCGCCAAAGAGCGTACCGATATCGACGTCTGGCACCCGGACGTGCGCTTCTTCGAGTTGTATGATGAGAAAAACGAGCTGCGCGGCAGCTTCTACCTCGATCTCTACGCGCGTGAGAACAAGCGCGGCGGGGCGTGGATGGACGACTGCGTGGGCCAGATGCGTAAAGCCGACGGTTCCCTGCAAAAACCGGTCGCCTATCTGACCTGTAACTTCAACCGTCCGGTAAGCGGCAAACCGGCGCTGTTCACCCACGACGAAGTGATCACCCTTTTCCACGAGTTCGGTCACGGTCTGCACCACATGCTGACCCGTATCGAAACCGCAGGCGTAGCCGGTATCAGCGGCGTGCCGTGGGATGCGGTCGAGCTGCCAAGCCAGTTTATGGAAAACTGGTGCTGGGAGCCGGACGCGCTGGCGTTTATCTCCGGCCACTACGAGACCGGCGAGCCGCTGCCGAAAGCGCTGCTGGACAAAATGCTGGCGGCGAAAAACTACCAGGCGGCGATGTTCATTCTGCGCCAGCTGGAGTTCGGCCTGTTCGATTTCCGCCTGCACGCCGAGTTTAGCCCGGAGCAGGGTGCGAAAATCCTTGAGACCCTGGCCGAGATTAAAAAGCAGGTTGCCGTTATTCCAGGGCCAACCTGGGGCCGCTTCCCGCATGCCTTCAGCCATATCTTCGCAGGCGGCTACGCGGCGGGCTACTACAGCTACCTGTGGGCCGACGTGCTAGCGGCAGATGCCTTCTCCCGCTTCGAAGAAGAGGGGATCTTCAACCGCGAAACCGGCCAGTCGTTCCTCGATAACATCCTGACCCGCGGCGGGTCTGAAGAGCCAATGGTGCTGTTCAAACGCTTCCGCGGCCGCGAGCCGCAGCTGGATGCGATGCTTGAGCATTACGGGATCAAAGGCTGA
- the pitA gene encoding inorganic phosphate transporter PitA, producing MLHLFAGLDLHTGLLLLLALVFVLFYEAINGFHDTANAVATVIYTRAMRSQLAVVMAAVFNFFGVLLGGLSVAYAIVHMLPTDLLLNVSSGHGLAMVFSMLLAAIIWNLGTWYFGLPASSSHTLIGAIIGIGLTNALMTGTSVVDALNLPKVLGIFGSLIISPIVGLVVAGGLIFILRRYWSNTKKRARIHLTPAEREKKDGKKKPPFWTRIALIISAIGVAFSHGANDGQKGIGLVMLVLIGVAPAGFVVNMNASGYEITRTRDAVNNVETYFQQHPDLLKKATGVDQLIPSPEAGATTAPGEFHCHPANAINALERAKGMLGDIESYDKLAVEQRGQLRRIMLCISDVTDKVAKLPEVNGDDKRLLKKLKSDMLNTIEYAPIWIIMAVALALGIGTMIGWRRVATTIGEKIGKKGMTYAQGMSAQMTAAVSIGLASYTGMPVSTTHVLSSSVAGTMIVDGGGLQRKTVTNILMAWVFTLPASILLSGGLYWISLKLI from the coding sequence ATGCTACATTTGTTTGCCGGCCTGGATTTACATACCGGGCTTTTATTATTGCTTGCTCTGGTTTTTGTACTGTTTTACGAAGCGATCAACGGCTTCCACGACACTGCAAACGCAGTAGCGACGGTTATCTACACTCGCGCAATGCGATCGCAGCTTGCGGTTGTTATGGCGGCGGTATTTAACTTTTTTGGTGTTCTCCTGGGCGGGCTGAGCGTTGCGTATGCCATTGTGCATATGCTGCCAACGGATCTGCTGCTTAACGTTAGTTCTGGCCATGGCCTCGCTATGGTGTTCTCAATGCTGCTTGCTGCAATTATCTGGAACCTCGGTACCTGGTATTTTGGCCTGCCTGCATCCAGTTCTCACACCCTCATCGGCGCGATTATCGGTATCGGGTTAACCAACGCCCTGATGACCGGGACATCGGTTGTTGATGCACTGAACCTGCCTAAAGTATTGGGCATTTTCGGCTCCCTGATCATCTCCCCTATCGTGGGTCTGGTAGTCGCGGGGGGATTGATTTTCATCCTGCGTCGCTACTGGAGTAACACGAAAAAACGTGCGCGTATCCACCTGACGCCAGCTGAGCGTGAGAAGAAAGACGGCAAGAAAAAGCCGCCGTTCTGGACGCGTATCGCCCTGATCATTTCTGCTATCGGCGTGGCCTTCTCTCACGGCGCGAACGACGGGCAGAAAGGCATTGGTCTGGTGATGCTGGTTCTGATCGGCGTCGCACCGGCAGGCTTCGTGGTGAACATGAACGCCTCGGGTTACGAAATCACCCGTACCCGCGATGCGGTCAACAATGTTGAAACCTATTTCCAGCAGCATCCTGACCTGCTGAAAAAAGCGACCGGCGTTGATCAATTGATCCCTTCTCCGGAAGCCGGTGCAACCACCGCGCCTGGCGAGTTCCACTGCCATCCGGCAAACGCGATTAACGCGCTGGAACGTGCGAAAGGCATGCTGGGCGATATCGAAAGCTACGACAAACTGGCTGTAGAACAGCGTGGTCAGCTGCGTCGTATCATGCTCTGTATCTCTGATGTGACCGATAAAGTCGCGAAGCTGCCAGAGGTGAATGGTGACGACAAACGTCTGCTGAAGAAACTGAAAAGCGATATGCTCAACACCATTGAGTACGCGCCAATCTGGATCATCATGGCCGTCGCGCTGGCGCTTGGTATCGGTACGATGATTGGCTGGCGTCGTGTGGCGACCACCATCGGCGAGAAGATCGGTAAGAAAGGCATGACCTATGCGCAGGGTATGTCCGCGCAGATGACGGCGGCAGTGTCTATCGGTCTGGCGAGCTACACCGGTATGCCGGTATCCACCACCCACGTACTCTCTTCGTCCGTGGCAGGTACCATGATTGTTGACGGTGGCGGTCTGCAGCGCAAAACCGTGACCAACATTCTGATGGCCTGGGTGTTCACCCTTCCGGCGTCCATCCTGCTGTCTGGCGGTTTGTACTGGATTTCGCTGAAGCTGATTTAA
- a CDS encoding NAD(P)/FAD-dependent oxidoreductase codes for MERFDAVVIGAGAAGMFCAAMAGQAGRRVLLLDNGKKPGRKILMSGGGRCNFTNLYVEPAAYLSQNRHFCKSALARYTQWDFIDLVGKHGIAWHEKMLGQLFCDDSAQQIVDMLVAECEKGGVVMRLRTEVLEVARDDQGYTLQLNGETVSADSLVIASGGLSMPGLGASPFGYKIAEQFGLKVLPTRAGLVPFTLHKPLLEQLQTLSGVSVSSVITAEDGTVFRENLLFTHRGLSGPAVLQISSYWQPGEFVTVNLLPDCDLDAFLNEQRTAHPNQSLKNTLAMQLPKRLVECLQALGQIPDVSLKQLNSREQEMLVETLTNWRVQPNGTEGYRTAEVTLGGVDTNELSSRTMEARNVPGLYFIGEVMDVTGWLGGYNFQWAWASAWACAQALADVRRQ; via the coding sequence GTGGAAAGGTTTGATGCCGTGGTAATTGGCGCCGGTGCGGCGGGTATGTTTTGTGCGGCAATGGCCGGACAGGCGGGTCGTCGCGTGCTGCTGCTGGATAACGGTAAAAAGCCCGGCCGTAAGATCCTGATGTCCGGCGGTGGGCGCTGCAACTTTACTAATCTGTATGTTGAACCCGCGGCCTATTTGAGCCAAAACCGTCATTTTTGTAAATCTGCGCTGGCGCGCTACACCCAATGGGATTTTATCGACCTGGTGGGTAAGCACGGCATCGCGTGGCATGAAAAGATGCTGGGGCAGCTGTTCTGCGACGACTCCGCGCAGCAGATTGTCGATATGCTGGTGGCCGAGTGCGAGAAGGGCGGCGTCGTCATGCGCCTGCGCACGGAAGTGCTGGAGGTCGCCCGCGACGACCAGGGCTATACGCTGCAGCTGAACGGTGAAACCGTCAGTGCGGATAGCCTGGTGATCGCCAGCGGCGGCCTGTCTATGCCGGGGCTAGGCGCCTCCCCGTTCGGCTATAAGATTGCCGAACAGTTTGGCCTGAAAGTCTTGCCCACGCGCGCCGGGCTGGTGCCGTTTACGCTGCATAAACCGCTTCTGGAACAGCTTCAGACGCTGTCTGGCGTGTCCGTTTCCTCGGTCATTACCGCCGAAGACGGGACGGTGTTCCGCGAAAATCTGCTCTTTACCCATCGCGGCCTTTCCGGCCCGGCGGTACTGCAAATCTCCAGCTACTGGCAGCCTGGGGAGTTTGTCACGGTTAACCTGCTTCCCGATTGCGATCTCGACGCGTTCCTTAACGAGCAGCGTACCGCGCACCCGAATCAAAGCCTGAAAAACACCCTGGCAATGCAGCTGCCAAAACGTCTGGTGGAATGTTTGCAGGCGCTGGGGCAGATCCCGGACGTGTCGCTCAAGCAGCTTAACAGCCGCGAGCAGGAGATGCTGGTGGAAACCCTGACAAACTGGCGCGTGCAGCCAAACGGCACCGAAGGCTACCGCACCGCAGAAGTGACGCTGGGTGGCGTTGACACGAATGAGCTCTCGTCCCGCACCATGGAAGCGCGCAACGTGCCGGGGCTCTATTTTATTGGCGAAGTGATGGACGTCACTGGCTGGCTCGGCGGGTACAACTTCCAGTGGGCATGGGCAAGTGCCTGGGCGTGCGCTCAGGCGCTGGCAGATGTCCGAAGACAATAA
- a CDS encoding TnsA endonuclease N-terminal domain-containing protein, which produces MGRGRRLKSYLDYENALGDGIGVGYGQSYQPWLRAQDVKSRGNRSIVFGLKTFRNHHLLSSVESNFFYLAEFNDSVIDIREQFPLFPLRLTQQIANHLHFQHPMVRGVRGVPVEVLNVMTTDFLLTLRTPEGGLRYKAVAVKQNESIPEREAQKLEIERMFWQLIDVEFQIYVGSELNNVVGKNICWVTSVLRDGSVFYDKYPLDKILWKLKPDVYPIVGLRAMISSIIGVDAQEAMMLLQAMIGLKMIKIDLSYPILETGLIKIISNGHYIGLNANGYY; this is translated from the coding sequence ATGGGTAGGGGTAGGCGTCTCAAATCCTATTTGGATTATGAAAATGCGCTAGGTGACGGCATAGGAGTGGGCTATGGCCAAAGTTATCAGCCCTGGCTTAGAGCTCAGGACGTTAAATCCCGTGGAAACCGTTCGATAGTCTTTGGCCTTAAGACGTTTCGAAACCATCATCTCCTTTCTTCTGTCGAAAGTAACTTTTTCTATCTGGCTGAGTTTAATGACTCGGTGATTGATATCCGGGAACAATTCCCACTCTTTCCTCTCCGGCTTACCCAACAAATAGCAAATCATCTACATTTTCAACATCCTATGGTGAGGGGAGTAAGAGGAGTACCTGTCGAAGTTCTGAATGTTATGACAACCGATTTTTTACTGACCTTGAGAACTCCTGAAGGCGGACTTCGATACAAAGCTGTAGCAGTAAAACAAAACGAGAGCATACCTGAACGCGAAGCCCAAAAACTTGAAATAGAGAGGATGTTTTGGCAGTTGATTGATGTTGAGTTTCAAATTTATGTTGGCTCGGAACTCAATAACGTCGTCGGTAAAAATATTTGTTGGGTTACTTCTGTATTAAGAGATGGTTCTGTATTTTATGATAAATATCCTCTTGATAAAATCCTATGGAAGCTTAAACCAGATGTTTATCCCATAGTGGGACTACGTGCAATGATTTCATCAATCATTGGGGTAGATGCACAAGAAGCGATGATGTTATTGCAGGCAATGATTGGATTAAAAATGATAAAAATTGATTTATCATATCCAATACTCGAAACCGGTCTGATAAAGATAATATCCAATGGCCACTATATAGGACTGAACGCAAATGGATATTATTAG
- a CDS encoding polymorphic toxin type 44 domain-containing protein — protein MASVPISGPGSIVIANNMREARLHGMSRNMATPSTYYWFYQKVRNGGPWDYKKFDPYFAAFGNFNFGAAGTAAGIPANILLMGAGWAQGRAGTSKPEWGKWYEKPPYGDDPKDQRNIREGIEYAIQNGY, from the coding sequence ATGGCTTCTGTCCCTATTTCAGGACCGGGTTCAATCGTTATAGCGAACAATATGCGTGAAGCACGCCTTCACGGAATGTCTCGCAATATGGCTACGCCCTCAACGTATTACTGGTTCTACCAAAAAGTCCGAAATGGCGGTCCCTGGGATTATAAAAAATTCGACCCATATTTTGCTGCATTTGGTAACTTCAACTTCGGAGCCGCTGGTACTGCGGCAGGTATCCCTGCAAACATCCTCCTTATGGGGGCTGGCTGGGCTCAAGGCCGGGCAGGTACCTCAAAACCGGAATGGGGAAAATGGTACGAAAAGCCGCCTTACGGAGACGACCCAAAGGACCAACGCAACATCAGAGAAGGAATAGAGTATGCCATTCAAAACGGCTATTAA
- the uspB gene encoding universal stress protein UspB yields the protein MISTVALFWALCVVCIVNMARYFSSLRALLVVLRGCDPLLYQYVDGGGFFTSHGQPSKQMRLVGYIYYQRYRDHHDEEFIRRCERLRRQFILTSALCGLVVVSMIALMIWH from the coding sequence ATGATTAGCACCGTCGCATTGTTTTGGGCGTTATGCGTGGTTTGCATAGTGAATATGGCGCGCTACTTCTCATCGTTACGTGCGCTGTTAGTGGTACTTCGTGGTTGCGATCCGTTGCTTTATCAGTATGTGGACGGTGGAGGGTTCTTCACCTCGCATGGACAGCCCAGCAAGCAGATGCGTCTGGTGGGATACATCTACTACCAGCGCTACCGCGATCATCACGATGAAGAGTTTATTCGTCGCTGCGAGCGCCTGCGTCGTCAGTTCATTTTGACCAGCGCCCTGTGCGGGCTGGTCGTGGTCAGTATGATTGCATTGATGATTTGGCACTGA